A region of Deinococcus misasensis DSM 22328 DNA encodes the following proteins:
- the guaB gene encoding IMP dehydrogenase, with protein sequence MSDAFQYKFGKEGITYDDVLLVPRYSEVLPNQVSVKTRLTKNITLNIPLISAAMDTVTETQMAVTMAREGGIGVIHKNMPIHDQAEMVRKVKRSEAGMITDPITLPITATVGDAEKLMGEYRISGVPIVEDNGKLIGIITNRDMRFVTDYSLSVSDVMTKENLVTVPVGTTLEQAEQIFKQHRIEKLLVVDESFKLTGLITIKDIMKKIKYPHAAKDKYGRLLVAAAIGVSPDVEERAAALVAAGADVLVLDSAHGHSKGIIDVLKMIKARFQVDVIAGNVATAEGTLDLIKAGADGVKVGIGPGSICTTRVVTGVGVPQVSAVFEAAQAALEHGVPIIADGGIKQTGDVPKAIVAGASVVMMGSMLAGTDEAPGELILREGRRFKTYRGMGSEGAMNKGSSDRYFQSGTKKFVPEGIEGIVAYKGSAGEVIYQVVGGLRAAMGYCGAPDIEALKRDAQFVRITMAGLIESHPHDVTITKESPNYSK encoded by the coding sequence ATGAGTGACGCGTTCCAGTACAAATTCGGCAAAGAAGGCATCACCTACGACGACGTCCTGCTTGTCCCCAGGTACTCCGAAGTGCTTCCCAATCAGGTGAGCGTGAAAACACGCCTCACCAAAAACATCACGCTGAACATTCCCTTGATCAGCGCCGCGATGGACACCGTGACCGAAACCCAGATGGCCGTCACCATGGCCAGAGAGGGTGGCATCGGGGTGATCCACAAAAACATGCCCATCCACGATCAGGCCGAGATGGTTCGCAAGGTCAAACGCTCTGAAGCGGGCATGATCACCGATCCCATCACCCTGCCCATCACCGCCACCGTCGGAGACGCAGAAAAACTGATGGGTGAATACCGCATCTCTGGTGTGCCCATTGTGGAAGACAATGGCAAACTGATCGGGATCATCACCAACCGTGACATGCGGTTCGTCACCGATTACAGCCTGTCGGTTTCGGATGTGATGACCAAAGAGAACCTCGTGACCGTTCCCGTGGGCACCACCCTCGAACAGGCCGAGCAAATCTTCAAGCAGCACCGCATCGAAAAACTGTTGGTGGTGGATGAAAGCTTCAAACTGACCGGCCTCATCACCATCAAAGACATCATGAAAAAGATCAAGTACCCCCATGCGGCCAAAGACAAATATGGTCGCTTGCTGGTGGCTGCCGCCATCGGGGTCAGTCCAGATGTTGAAGAGCGTGCTGCCGCTCTGGTGGCTGCAGGTGCAGACGTGCTGGTGCTGGACAGTGCCCACGGGCACTCTAAAGGCATCATTGACGTGCTGAAAATGATCAAGGCCCGCTTTCAGGTGGATGTGATTGCAGGCAACGTGGCCACCGCAGAAGGCACGCTGGACCTGATCAAGGCCGGTGCAGACGGTGTGAAAGTTGGGATTGGACCCGGCAGCATCTGCACCACCCGGGTGGTGACTGGTGTGGGGGTGCCTCAGGTCAGTGCCGTGTTTGAAGCTGCACAGGCTGCTCTGGAGCATGGGGTTCCGATCATTGCAGACGGTGGCATCAAGCAAACCGGAGATGTGCCCAAAGCCATCGTGGCCGGAGCCAGCGTGGTCATGATGGGCAGCATGCTCGCCGGAACCGACGAAGCTCCCGGCGAACTGATCCTGCGTGAAGGCCGCCGCTTCAAAACCTACCGGGGCATGGGCTCTGAAGGGGCCATGAACAAAGGTTCCAGCGACCGCTACTTCCAATCTGGAACCAAAAAATTCGTTCCAGAAGGCATCGAAGGCATTGTGGCCTACAAAGGCTCTGCTGGAGAAGTGATCTATCAGGTGGTCGGCGGTCTGCGTGCAGCCATGGGGTACTGTGGTGCGCCTGACATCGAGGCCCTCAAACGGGATGCCCAGTTTGTCCGCATCACCATGGCCGGTCTGATCGAATCCCACCCCCACGATGTGACGATCACCAAAGAGTCGCCGAATTACAGCAAGTAA
- the trpE gene encoding anthranilate synthase component I, which translates to MQVYYREIHADLETPVSAYLKVASGSTHSFLLESVEGGERSARYSFLGVGAQGKFIARGHNVTLEGAFGNETLFVQDPLALLYEKTIHPEIQVPNGLPAFVGGAVGYASYDVIRLYEKLPETNPDELNLPDVEFMVPDAVVVFDHVKHRLFVVTVRENEEEAQGVLDDLVKKLRAPLSFVPGSEPAPEHAVWESNFTKEDYMKAVEKCVEYIHAGDAFQVVPSQRFSAKLTTHPFAIYRALRSVNPSPYLGFIQFPNVTLVASSPESLCKSDGVSIATMPIAGTRKRGVTPEEDLALEQELLADEKERAEHLMLVDLGRNDLGRVARYGSVKVKDAFRVERYSHVMHIVSTVEAELAEGKTPLHALASTLPMGTLSGAPKIRAMEIIEEVEPVRRGPYGGSFGYIALNGSMDMALTLRTAVIANGKVHIQAGGGVVADSDPEFEYLETMNKSAALKRAVEMAEKGL; encoded by the coding sequence ATGCAAGTGTATTACCGGGAAATCCATGCCGATCTTGAAACACCCGTCAGTGCTTACCTGAAAGTGGCCTCGGGCAGCACCCACAGCTTCCTTCTGGAAAGCGTTGAAGGCGGCGAACGCAGCGCCCGTTATTCCTTTCTGGGTGTGGGTGCACAGGGAAAATTCATTGCCCGTGGGCACAACGTCACCTTGGAGGGGGCTTTTGGGAATGAAACCCTGTTTGTGCAGGACCCTCTGGCCTTGCTCTATGAAAAAACCATCCACCCTGAGATTCAGGTTCCAAATGGCCTGCCTGCTTTCGTGGGCGGAGCGGTGGGTTACGCTTCCTACGATGTGATCCGCCTGTACGAAAAACTCCCAGAGACCAATCCCGACGAACTGAACCTGCCCGATGTGGAGTTCATGGTGCCGGATGCCGTGGTGGTGTTTGACCACGTCAAGCACCGGCTTTTTGTGGTGACGGTGCGGGAAAACGAAGAAGAAGCGCAGGGCGTGCTGGATGATCTGGTCAAGAAACTCCGCGCGCCCTTGTCTTTTGTGCCCGGCAGTGAACCCGCTCCAGAGCATGCCGTGTGGGAAAGCAATTTCACCAAAGAAGATTACATGAAAGCCGTGGAGAAGTGCGTCGAGTACATCCACGCCGGAGACGCTTTTCAGGTGGTGCCTTCTCAGCGGTTCTCTGCAAAACTGACCACCCATCCTTTTGCCATTTACCGTGCCCTGCGGTCTGTGAATCCCAGCCCTTACCTCGGATTCATTCAGTTCCCCAATGTAACCCTGGTGGCCTCCAGTCCAGAGAGCCTCTGCAAGAGTGATGGGGTCTCCATCGCCACCATGCCCATTGCAGGAACCCGCAAACGCGGCGTCACCCCAGAGGAAGACCTCGCTCTGGAACAGGAACTGCTGGCCGATGAGAAAGAACGCGCCGAGCACCTGATGCTGGTGGACCTCGGGCGCAACGATCTGGGACGGGTCGCCAGATACGGCTCGGTGAAAGTGAAAGACGCCTTCCGCGTGGAGCGTTACAGCCATGTGATGCACATCGTTTCCACTGTCGAAGCCGAACTGGCTGAAGGCAAAACCCCACTGCATGCTCTGGCCTCCACCCTGCCCATGGGAACGCTCTCTGGAGCACCCAAAATCCGGGCCATGGAGATCATTGAAGAGGTGGAACCTGTGCGCAGAGGCCCTTATGGGGGTTCTTTCGGATACATTGCCCTGAACGGCAGCATGGACATGGCCCTCACCCTCAGGACCGCAGTGATTGCCAACGGCAAAGTGCACATTCAAGCTGGAGGTGGCGTGGTGGCAGACTCCGACCCCGAGTTTGAGTATCTCGAAACCATGAACAAATCTGCAGCCCTCAAACGCGCCGTGGAAATGGCAGAAAAAGGGCTCTGA
- a CDS encoding NADH:flavin oxidoreductase/NADH oxidase gives MSQLFSPITFQGVTLKNRIAVSPMCQYSSENGYPTDWHLVHLGSYASGGAGLVIMEATAVVPEGRISPLDMGIWEDGQAEALSRIVQFIKGQGSVAGIQLAHAGRKAGTRSPWDSGKGVLTPEEGGWEVVGPSALPFTDGWLVPHELTIPEIQDLKDKWVEAALRAVKAGFEVLEIHAAHGYLLHEFLSPISNHRTDLYGGPLENRMRLLLEITQAIKAAIPQELSLWVRISATDWVEGGWTAEESVELSRHLKEAGVDLVDCSTGGNVMGAKIPVGPGYQVRFAEQIKREVGIPTGAVGMISEPEQAEQILVTGQADVVLLARAFLRDPHWPQRAAKALGLKPDVPKQYGRAW, from the coding sequence ATGAGCCAGCTTTTTTCTCCCATCACCTTTCAAGGCGTCACATTGAAAAACCGCATTGCCGTCAGCCCGATGTGCCAGTACAGCTCAGAAAACGGTTATCCCACCGACTGGCATCTGGTGCACCTCGGGTCTTACGCTTCTGGCGGAGCAGGTCTGGTGATCATGGAAGCCACCGCGGTGGTGCCAGAGGGCCGCATCAGTCCGCTGGACATGGGCATCTGGGAAGACGGACAGGCAGAAGCCCTGAGCCGGATTGTGCAGTTCATCAAAGGACAGGGCTCGGTGGCCGGAATTCAGTTGGCCCACGCCGGGCGCAAAGCCGGTACACGTTCCCCATGGGACTCTGGGAAAGGGGTGCTCACTCCAGAGGAAGGCGGCTGGGAGGTGGTTGGCCCAAGTGCGTTGCCGTTTACGGATGGCTGGTTGGTGCCCCATGAATTGACCATCCCAGAGATTCAGGACCTCAAAGACAAATGGGTGGAGGCAGCGCTGCGTGCAGTCAAAGCTGGGTTCGAGGTGCTGGAAATCCATGCTGCACACGGTTACCTCCTGCACGAGTTCCTGTCTCCCATCAGCAACCACAGGACCGACCTGTACGGCGGGCCTCTGGAAAACCGTATGCGTTTGCTGCTGGAAATCACTCAGGCCATCAAAGCAGCCATTCCACAAGAGCTTTCGCTCTGGGTGCGCATCAGTGCCACCGATTGGGTGGAAGGAGGCTGGACGGCAGAGGAGAGCGTGGAACTTTCCCGTCATCTTAAAGAAGCTGGAGTGGACCTTGTGGACTGCTCTACAGGCGGCAACGTGATGGGTGCAAAAATCCCGGTGGGTCCTGGTTATCAGGTGCGTTTTGCCGAACAGATCAAGCGCGAGGTAGGCATCCCCACAGGTGCTGTTGGCATGATTTCTGAACCCGAGCAAGCCGAGCAAATTTTGGTGACAGGTCAGGCCGATGTGGTCTTGCTGGCTCGGGCTTTCCTGAGGGATCCACACTGGCCCCAGAGGGCTGCCAAAGCGCTTGGTCTGAAGCCCGATGTGCCCAAGCAGTATGGTCGGGCATGGTGA
- the trpD gene encoding anthranilate phosphoribosyltransferase, producing the protein MLQKLLSGQVLTFDEAAQFMRQVMSDQVSPVRLSAALAALRVRGEAPEEIAGFASTMRELAIPVKVKAPLVMDIVGTGGDSENPFNISTTTIFVVSTAGVTVAKHGNRAASSKSGSADLLEACGVNLNASPETIEKAINTVGVGFLFARSYHPAMRFAAPVRAELGVRTVFNLLGPLTNPARPTHQVVGVSSPHLVPVFAQVLQKLGLKRGIVVYGDGLDEFTTCGPNLVAELKDGEIHEYTLEPESVGLRCAGKTEIQGGDAQHNAEITRAVLGGQGTQAQRDIVALNAGIALYVSGQQDSIQAGIQKAFEVLDSGEALQKLQAYAALTQQ; encoded by the coding sequence ATGCTTCAGAAACTGTTGTCCGGTCAGGTCCTGACTTTCGATGAAGCCGCACAGTTCATGCGGCAGGTGATGAGCGATCAGGTGAGCCCGGTGCGCCTGTCCGCCGCTCTGGCAGCGCTCAGGGTGCGCGGCGAGGCCCCCGAGGAAATCGCAGGTTTTGCCTCCACCATGCGCGAACTCGCCATCCCCGTGAAGGTGAAAGCCCCGCTGGTGATGGACATTGTGGGCACTGGTGGAGACAGCGAAAACCCCTTCAACATTTCCACCACCACCATTTTTGTGGTCTCCACAGCAGGGGTCACCGTGGCAAAGCACGGGAACCGCGCAGCTTCCAGCAAATCTGGCAGTGCCGATCTGCTTGAGGCGTGCGGCGTGAACCTGAACGCTTCCCCGGAGACCATTGAGAAAGCCATCAACACGGTGGGTGTGGGTTTCCTGTTCGCCCGAAGTTACCATCCAGCCATGCGTTTTGCTGCCCCTGTGCGTGCAGAACTGGGGGTCAGGACGGTATTCAATTTGCTGGGTCCCCTCACCAACCCGGCCCGGCCCACCCATCAGGTGGTCGGGGTGTCCAGCCCTCATCTGGTGCCAGTGTTTGCTCAGGTCTTGCAAAAACTCGGGCTCAAACGGGGCATCGTGGTGTATGGGGATGGCCTCGATGAGTTCACCACCTGCGGTCCCAACCTTGTGGCCGAACTCAAAGACGGTGAAATCCACGAATACACCCTCGAACCCGAGAGTGTGGGCCTGCGTTGCGCAGGCAAAACCGAAATTCAGGGCGGAGACGCCCAGCACAATGCAGAAATCACCAGAGCTGTGCTCGGAGGTCAGGGCACACAGGCGCAGCGGGACATTGTGGCTTTAAACGCCGGAATTGCCCTTTATGTCTCTGGTCAGCAGGACTCCATTCAGGCTGGTATTCAGAAAGCTTTTGAAGTGCTGGACTCTGGTGAGGCCCTGCAAAAACTGCAGGCTTACGCAGCTTTGACCCAGCAGTAA
- a CDS encoding NUDIX domain-containing protein, whose amino-acid sequence MEYVYAVPTVLLPAPSSQLQPVTPELYTLLSTRGVFLPREEAEQDETHRQVIPYVITEHDGQMLVMHRTKAGGDQRLHLKSTLGVGGHINPIDGAEDPIQAGLQRELEEEIEANITHLELLGMILMDDTPVSRVHVGLLYRAQSENAPLVRETEKLHGEMRSRQQIRDLFDALESWSQLAFEAM is encoded by the coding sequence ATGGAATACGTATACGCTGTCCCCACTGTCCTGTTGCCCGCCCCTTCCAGCCAACTCCAGCCGGTCACCCCAGAGCTGTATACCCTGCTGTCCACCCGTGGGGTCTTTCTGCCCAGAGAGGAGGCTGAGCAGGACGAAACCCACCGTCAGGTGATTCCTTATGTGATCACAGAGCATGACGGTCAAATGCTGGTGATGCACCGCACCAAAGCAGGAGGAGACCAGAGGCTTCACCTGAAGTCCACCCTCGGGGTGGGAGGGCACATCAACCCCATTGATGGGGCCGAAGATCCCATTCAGGCAGGCTTGCAAAGGGAGCTTGAAGAGGAAATTGAGGCCAACATCACCCATCTGGAGTTGCTGGGCATGATCCTGATGGACGACACCCCGGTCTCTCGGGTGCACGTGGGTTTGTTGTACCGCGCCCAATCCGAAAATGCCCCTCTGGTGCGCGAAACCGAGAAGCTGCATGGAGAAATGCGTTCCAGACAGCAGATTCGCGATTTATTCGATGCACTCGAAAGTTGGAGCCAGTTGGCTTTTGAGGCGATGTAA
- a CDS encoding anthranilate synthase component II, whose translation MKVLVIDNYDSFTYNIVQYLGEFGIEADVWRNDQFELSDIEKLAPDRIIISPGPCTPSEAGLSIPVIETYASRIPILGVCLGHQSMGQAFGGRVVRAKHIMHGKMSRIEHNQKGLFDGIPDNIQVTRYHSLVVEDLPEVLEATAWTTEVDGSKTLMALRHKTYPMHGVQFHPESIASEHGHQMLKNFLDDPY comes from the coding sequence ATGAAAGTGCTGGTCATCGACAATTACGACAGTTTCACCTACAACATCGTGCAATACCTCGGGGAATTTGGCATTGAAGCAGACGTCTGGAGAAACGACCAGTTCGAGCTTTCCGACATCGAAAAACTGGCACCCGACCGCATCATCATCTCCCCCGGTCCCTGCACCCCCAGCGAAGCCGGACTCAGCATCCCGGTCATTGAGACCTACGCTTCCAGAATCCCGATCCTCGGGGTATGCCTCGGACACCAGAGCATGGGACAGGCCTTTGGTGGGCGTGTGGTGCGCGCCAAACACATCATGCACGGCAAAATGTCACGCATCGAGCACAACCAGAAGGGTCTTTTTGACGGCATCCCGGACAACATTCAGGTGACCCGCTACCACTCTCTGGTCGTCGAAGACCTCCCCGAGGTCCTTGAAGCCACCGCATGGACCACCGAGGTGGACGGCAGCAAAACCCTGATGGCCCTGCGCCACAAAACCTACCCCATGCATGGGGTGCAGTTTCACCCGGAGTCCATTGCCAGTGAGCATGGGCACCAGATGCTGAAGAATTTTCTGGATGATCCGTATTGA
- the trhA gene encoding PAQR family membrane homeostasis protein TrhA: MLKYLREPINAITHWVGAGKAVILTVLLCIFAYKGGVHWWPFLIFGLSMFLLYLASASYHTFHVKEKVLLWLRKLDHSAIFVLIAGSYTPIAMLALDGPWRLWTMVIVWGVALAGVTLKLITMKLPRWVSTVLYLAMGWMSVFLMPQLLAQFSWPPLVWLAIGGVFYSIGAVIYATKRLNPIPGVFGFHEIWHLFVLGGTASHAVTMFYLTRVV; encoded by the coding sequence ATGTTGAAGTACCTTCGTGAACCCATCAATGCCATCACCCACTGGGTGGGGGCGGGTAAAGCTGTCATCCTGACGGTCCTGTTGTGCATCTTTGCCTACAAGGGAGGGGTTCACTGGTGGCCGTTCCTGATTTTCGGGCTCAGCATGTTCTTGCTGTATCTGGCCAGCGCTTCGTACCACACCTTTCATGTCAAAGAAAAAGTGCTGCTCTGGCTCAGGAAACTGGACCACAGTGCCATTTTTGTGCTGATTGCAGGCAGTTATACCCCCATTGCGATGCTGGCTCTGGATGGCCCCTGGAGGCTCTGGACCATGGTCATTGTGTGGGGGGTGGCTCTGGCCGGAGTGACCCTCAAGCTGATCACCATGAAACTGCCCCGCTGGGTGTCCACGGTGCTGTATCTGGCCATGGGCTGGATGAGCGTGTTCCTGATGCCCCAGTTGCTGGCCCAGTTTTCCTGGCCCCCTCTGGTCTGGCTGGCCATTGGTGGGGTGTTTTACTCGATTGGAGCGGTGATTTACGCCACCAAGCGCCTGAATCCCATTCCCGGAGTCTTTGGTTTCCACGAAATCTGGCACCTGTTCGTGCTGGGTGGAACGGCGAGCCACGCAGTGACCATGTTTTACCTGACCCGAGTGGTTTAA
- a CDS encoding ThiF family adenylyltransferase — PPTQDNCDTIGVIGPMLGIAGSMMALEALKILTGLGTPLVGKLWTFDALEGTARVIKLP, encoded by the coding sequence CCCCCCAACACAAGACAACTGCGACACCATCGGCGTCATTGGCCCCATGCTGGGCATCGCAGGCAGCATGATGGCTCTGGAGGCCCTGAAAATCCTGACTGGACTGGGGACACCCTTGGTCGGGAAGCTCTGGACGTTTGATGCTCTGGAGGGGACGGCACGGGTTATTAAATTGCCTTGA
- a CDS encoding NAD(P)/FAD-dependent oxidoreductase, which translates to MNVIVIGAGLAGLTAARILKRAGKQVTVLEKSSAIGGRVRTSVEQGFTIDHGFQVLFTGYPAVKRNLNLEALDLRYLEPGAVIRSQSQVSVVGDPLRLPADALKSLQSPHLNLKDKTLVLKLSLDIGQGEVHRFFREPETSTLTFLQDFGFSESAIEAFFKPFFGGIFLKRDLATSSRLFKYYYRMMLSGQVAIPREGMQAIPEQLARGLNVKLNTTVTALESSGHSVKVYTPEGTLEADQVVVATDPPELRRLVGAKTPQGHVGSSYVYFSSETLLDQSRKLILASDEGVINNALWLSNVGPYAPNGKHLLSVSVLRANFDNDNLMLSSVLQELEHWYGVQTGELNVVKIQHIAYGQFAQDVGFMDHLTPMKSPLERVWIASEATRLSSIQGAMESGEQAAAAILGDIQALSRPMGG; encoded by the coding sequence ATGAACGTCATTGTCATCGGTGCAGGACTGGCAGGACTCACTGCTGCACGCATTCTGAAAAGGGCAGGAAAGCAGGTCACGGTGCTGGAAAAATCCAGCGCAATTGGAGGTCGGGTTCGCACTTCTGTCGAACAGGGTTTCACCATCGACCACGGATTTCAGGTGCTGTTCACTGGATATCCTGCCGTGAAACGCAACCTCAATCTGGAAGCGCTGGATTTGCGGTATCTGGAACCCGGAGCGGTCATCCGTTCACAGTCTCAGGTGAGTGTGGTTGGAGATCCCCTCCGGCTTCCAGCAGATGCCCTCAAAAGCCTCCAGAGCCCCCACCTGAACCTCAAAGACAAAACACTGGTGCTCAAACTCAGTCTGGACATCGGACAGGGAGAGGTGCACCGCTTTTTCCGTGAACCGGAAACCTCCACCCTGACTTTCCTGCAGGATTTTGGTTTCAGCGAAAGTGCAATTGAAGCTTTCTTCAAGCCTTTCTTTGGGGGCATTTTCCTGAAGCGTGACCTGGCCACATCCAGCAGGCTTTTCAAGTACTACTACCGCATGATGCTCTCTGGACAGGTGGCGATTCCCAGAGAAGGCATGCAGGCCATCCCCGAACAACTTGCCAGAGGACTGAACGTCAAACTGAACACCACCGTCACGGCTCTGGAATCTTCCGGCCACAGTGTGAAGGTCTACACCCCTGAAGGAACGCTGGAAGCCGATCAGGTGGTGGTGGCCACCGATCCACCAGAGCTTCGCAGGCTCGTGGGTGCAAAAACCCCTCAAGGGCATGTGGGCAGTTCTTACGTGTATTTCTCCAGCGAGACCTTGCTGGACCAGAGCCGCAAACTGATCCTCGCTTCTGATGAGGGGGTCATCAACAATGCCCTCTGGCTGTCCAATGTGGGACCTTACGCTCCCAATGGCAAACATTTGCTGAGTGTGTCGGTGCTCAGGGCCAACTTTGACAACGACAACCTGATGCTCTCCAGCGTCCTGCAAGAACTGGAGCACTGGTATGGGGTTCAGACCGGAGAACTGAACGTGGTCAAAATCCAGCACATTGCTTACGGCCAGTTTGCACAGGATGTCGGCTTCATGGACCACTTGACCCCCATGAAATCCCCTCTGGAAAGGGTCTGGATTGCTTCAGAGGCCACCCGCCTGAGCAGCATTCAGGGGGCCATGGAAAGCGGAGAGCAGGCAGCAGCAGCGATTCTGGGAGACATTCAGGCGCTCTCCAGACCAATGGGGGGGTAA
- a CDS encoding sulfurtransferase, translated as MPKNWVSAKELFAKVFEPKLRIIDVRSNLMDHHYGATKYAEGHLPNAVRLDLEHDLSGPKSKHGGRHPYPSVQHIKQVFEHIGVSDGTRVVAYDDAGGMFAARVWWLLKYIGHENVQLLDGGIQAWLEAGFSLETKVPSFAKGKLTGTPRSELLASVEEVRTVKDRSDVLLIDARAPERYRGDIEPIDRIPGHIPGAINRPFGKNLDNGKFKSLEALKEQYQDLTGPEEKILYCGSGVSAAHNALVFHELGIPHRLYAGSYSDWVSYPEHDVETGEATLDRSQVPVDS; from the coding sequence ATGCCAAAGAACTGGGTGTCCGCCAAAGAGCTGTTCGCCAAGGTGTTCGAGCCAAAACTGCGCATCATTGATGTGCGGTCCAACCTGATGGACCACCATTACGGGGCCACCAAATATGCAGAGGGGCACCTGCCCAACGCGGTGCGCCTTGATCTGGAACACGATCTCTCGGGCCCCAAAAGCAAGCATGGGGGCCGCCATCCTTACCCGAGTGTGCAGCACATCAAACAGGTGTTTGAGCACATTGGGGTCAGTGACGGAACCCGTGTGGTTGCCTATGACGATGCTGGAGGCATGTTTGCAGCCCGTGTCTGGTGGCTGCTCAAGTACATCGGCCATGAAAATGTGCAACTGCTGGATGGAGGCATTCAGGCGTGGCTGGAAGCCGGGTTTTCTCTGGAAACCAAGGTTCCCAGTTTTGCCAAAGGCAAGCTGACAGGCACCCCCCGTTCAGAATTGCTGGCCAGTGTGGAGGAGGTCCGTACCGTCAAAGACCGTTCGGATGTCCTCCTGATTGATGCCAGAGCCCCTGAGCGCTACCGTGGCGACATCGAACCCATCGACCGCATTCCTGGCCACATCCCCGGAGCCATCAACCGTCCCTTTGGAAAAAACCTCGACAACGGCAAATTCAAAAGCCTTGAAGCCTTAAAGGAACAGTATCAGGACCTGACAGGACCAGAGGAAAAAATCCTGTACTGCGGCTCTGGGGTCTCTGCAGCCCACAATGCATTGGTGTTCCATGAACTTGGGATTCCTCACCGTCTGTATGCTGGATCGTACTCTGACTGGGTCAGTTACCCCGAGCATGACGTGGAAACTGGAGAAGCCACTCTGGACCGTTCACAGGTTCCCGTCGACAGTTGA
- a CDS encoding tautomerase family protein has product MANIKIYGHQAFLMANKEVLSEAIHKAVVKALQYPLDKKFQRFFPLEEGFFIHPEDRSEKYLDLEIHMFEGRSESTKRLLIEQLFIELEEVGVTRQDVEVILIETPRVNWGIRGKNGADLMLNYKVEV; this is encoded by the coding sequence ATGGCCAACATCAAGATCTATGGACACCAAGCTTTTCTGATGGCCAACAAAGAGGTCCTCTCTGAAGCCATCCATAAAGCCGTGGTGAAAGCCCTGCAATATCCTCTGGACAAGAAATTCCAGCGTTTCTTTCCCCTCGAAGAAGGCTTTTTCATCCATCCCGAGGACAGAAGCGAGAAATACCTTGATCTTGAAATCCACATGTTTGAGGGGCGCAGCGAAAGCACCAAACGCCTGCTCATCGAACAGCTTTTCATCGAACTGGAAGAGGTCGGGGTCACACGGCAAGATGTGGAAGTGATCCTGATTGAAACGCCCAGAGTCAACTGGGGCATCCGGGGCAAAAACGGCGCAGACCTGATGCTCAACTACAAGGTAGAGGTGTAA
- a CDS encoding aminopeptidase gives MLLELAQKQARLLAEYCMNAQENEAILIQGNTHALPVLEALHREILKRGARPVLKLEFPYQIAEFAEHASDAVLASLAPGAMEEMQGIAGSVRIDAPLPPRKSGRPERMQRWSQTLNPLAELRRQKKWCISLFPTEYAAESAGMSFDDYQRFVLQAMFLDHEDPVQKWAEVRERQAQLIERLKVASEIRIVNANTDLTLNVKDRVWANSDGKRNMPSGEVFTGPLETSANGHIYYDLPTLYQGREVQGIHLTFENGKVVEARADVGNDVLQAALEVDAGSRYLGEIGIGTNYGIQTPSKNILFDEKIGGTVHLAVGSSYPETGGLNQSSIHWDMICDLRSGGEILLDGEVFQRDGVFV, from the coding sequence ATGCTCCTTGAACTCGCTCAAAAACAGGCCCGTTTGCTGGCCGAATACTGCATGAATGCGCAGGAAAACGAAGCCATCCTGATTCAGGGAAACACCCATGCTTTGCCAGTGCTGGAGGCCCTTCACCGTGAAATCCTGAAAAGGGGTGCCCGACCTGTTCTGAAGCTGGAATTCCCTTACCAGATTGCAGAATTTGCAGAACATGCCAGCGATGCTGTGCTGGCCAGTCTGGCTCCGGGCGCCATGGAAGAGATGCAAGGCATTGCTGGATCTGTGCGGATTGACGCTCCGTTGCCCCCCAGAAAATCCGGACGTCCAGAGCGGATGCAGCGCTGGAGCCAGACCCTCAACCCTCTGGCTGAACTGCGCAGACAGAAAAAATGGTGCATTTCCTTGTTTCCCACAGAATATGCCGCAGAATCCGCAGGAATGTCTTTCGATGATTACCAGCGTTTCGTGCTGCAAGCCATGTTTCTGGACCATGAGGATCCCGTGCAGAAGTGGGCAGAGGTGCGCGAAAGACAGGCGCAACTGATTGAACGTCTGAAAGTGGCTTCAGAAATCCGCATTGTGAATGCCAACACCGACCTGACCCTGAACGTCAAAGACCGCGTCTGGGCCAACAGCGATGGGAAACGCAACATGCCCAGCGGCGAAGTGTTCACCGGGCCTCTGGAAACCAGTGCCAATGGACACATCTATTACGACTTGCCCACCCTGTATCAGGGCAGGGAAGTGCAAGGCATTCACCTGACCTTCGAAAATGGCAAAGTGGTGGAGGCCAGAGCCGATGTGGGCAACGACGTGCTGCAGGCCGCCCTTGAGGTGGATGCAGGGTCACGTTACCTCGGGGAGATTGGGATTGGCACCAATTACGGCATCCAGACCCCCAGCAAAAACATCCTTTTCGATGAAAAAATCGGCGGAACGGTGCACCTTGCGGTGGGCAGCAGTTACCCCGAGACGGGTGGCCTCAACCAGAGCAGCATCCACTGGGACATGATTTGTGATTTGCGCTCTGGCGGAGAAATTCTGCTGGATGGGGAAGTGTTTCAGCGGGATGGGGTGTTCGTTTAA